The sequence below is a genomic window from Polynucleobacter sp. MWH-UH19D.
AACAGCAATTTCTGGTGGGGTGAGTGCGCCAATATAAAGCCCAACAGGTCCATGGAGCCGCTCGACCTCTTCTGGGCTCAGATCAAACTCAAGCAGTCGCTCTTTGCGTTTTTGTGTGTTCTTCTTACTACCTAGAGCGCCTACATAGAAGGCCGACGATTTGAGAGCTTCCATAAGTGCCATGTCATCAAGCTTCGGATCATGAGTTAAGGCAACAACAGCGGTATGAGGATCAACGCCAATCTCAAGCAAGACATCATCAGGCATGCCCTGAATAAAAATGACATCGGAGCGGCTTAATCCCTCGGCATATTCCTCTCGTGGGTCAATCACAATCACCTCAAAGTCTGAGGCAATCGCAAAGTCTGCCGTATATTGAGAGAGTTGCCCAGCACCAATGATTACCATGCGCCAACGTGGGCCGTAAGTGGTGCGCATCTCTTGATCGTTGCAGGCAAATTCATCATGACGTGTTCCAAGTTCCAAGGTCGATATGCCCGTCGCAATATTGACGATTCTTTTGGTAATTTGATGGGAGCTAATCTTTGCTAATAGCTGCTCCAGTATCTCAAGTTCAGGCTTGGGTTCTACCAATAGACGAAGCGTGCCGCCACAAGGCAAACCAAAACGTGCCGCTTCTTCTTGGCTAACTCCATACACCACCATTTCAGGGCTTATTCGAGTCAAAATCTCTGTTTGCACACGGTTAATGAGGTCGTCCTCCACGCAACCGCCGGAGACTGAGCCTGCAACTTGGCCATCATCACGAATGGCAAGCCATGATCCAACAGGGCGAGGGGCCGAGCCCCAAGTTTGAACAACGGTGGCTATCGCGACGGAGTGGCCTGCTTGAAGCCAGCTGACAGCAGATTTGAGTACGCTTAGATCGGTGCTATTCATGCGGTATCTTTGTATTTAATTTCTTATTTATTATCACTCTAATGACTTTATTGCGTAAATCTTCTGATCTTCGTCTAGCGATCGTCTTATTGGCGGCTGGCGAGGGCAGTCGCATGGGCTCTTTTCCAAAGGCGCTTTTGAAAAGGGATGGCAAAAGTATTCTTGAGAAATTTTGTATCTCAATCAAAGCACTTAATCCAGTTGAAATCGTCGTGATCACGGGATTTCATGCGCAAGCAATTGAGCAAGAGTTAAATCGTTTGGCAAAACTGATGAATCTGCCGATTGTTATCGTTCATAACACTCATGCATCAGCTGGTCAGGCTTCATCCGTGCGGCTTGCGCTTGAATCTTTAGGAAGCGCATACGATGCCGTAGCAATGTGCTTGAGTGACCAGCCCAATATAAGCGAGCAAGAGCTATCTAATTTGCTAAATCAATTTATCTTGCGTGCACCACATGAAGATGTAGTTATGCCTAGGGTGGCTGGTCAGCGCGGTAACCCAGTACTATTTTCTAAAAAAGCAGTGAATGAAATGCTTTCTAATCCAGGAATGGTGTGTAGATCTTTTATGGATCAACATCCTGAGAGAATCAAAGTATTTGAGACTAATAATGAGGCCTACATTTTGGATGTCGATACAGACGCAGATATCCAAAAGCTAGGGATCACCCGCACCTAGCCCTGTACTCAGCAACTTGCTTTAGATCTCGGCTATTAGCTCAATCTCGACACAAGCGCCAAGTGGAATTTGTGCAACTCCAAATGCGCTACGAGCATGTTTGCCAGCTTCACCAAAGACATCGAAGAGTAATTCTGAGCAACCGTTTATAACTAAATGTTGTTCTGTGTATTCGTTAGTGGAATTTACCAAACCCATTACTTTCACAATGCGCTTGACCTTATCAAGCGAGCCAAGATGATTTTGTAGTGTAGAGATGAGGTCAATTGCAATGGATCTTGCAGCTGCTTTGCCTGTTTCGGTGTCCATGTCTTTGCCTAGCTTGCCTACCCACGGCTTGCCACCACGTTTGGCAATATGACCCGACAAAAACACTGTGTTGCCTGAAGTAGATGCCATCACATAGGTTGCTGCTGGTGGTCCAGGCGGAGGCAAATCAATCCCCAGTGTTTTTAATCGATCATTGATAGCGCTCATAATTTTCTCGTTTGGTGTTAATTGAATGAAATGTAATTAAATCTTACTAGTATTTATTTAGATAGTTGACGCATGGCGGACTCTAAGCCATTTAGAGTGACTGGGTACATACGATCTTTCATGAGATTTTTCATGATGTCGATAGATTGGCGGTACTCCCAAATAGATTCGGGTTCTGGGTTGAGCCAGGCAAAGTGTGGAAAGTGATCAATGAGTCGATTAATCCACGCGGCGCCCGCTTCTTTATTGTTGTACTCAACCGATCCATTGGGGCTTAGAATTTCATAAGGGGACATCGTGGCGTCCCCAACAAAAATCAGTTTGTAGTCTGGGCTATATTTATTAATGATGTCTTGTGTAGCCGTTACTTGGTCTCTACGGCGGCGATTACTTTGCCAAAGATGCTCATAGACGCAATTATGAAAATAGTAGTGCTCCAAGTGTTTAAATTCTGCTTTGGCCGCAGAAAACAATTCAGCAATTCGCTGAATATGGTCATCCATTGAGCCACCTACATCCATGAGCAACAAAACCTTGACCTGGTTATGGCGCTCAGGACGCATCTGAATGTCCAGCATTCCTGCATTGGCCGCTGTCGAGTGTATGGTTTTATCTAGATCAAGTTCAAGCGCTGATCCTTGACGTGCAAAACGACGCAAACGTCTCAAAGCTACTTTGATATTTCTGGTGCCCAGCGCTAGATTGCTGTCGTAATCTTTAAATGCACGAGTTTCCCAAACTTTGATGGCGGTGCGATTGCCAGCGCTTTCACCACCGATGCGAATGCCTTCTGGGTGGTAGCCGCTATGACCAAAAGGAGATGAACCGCCAGCGCCAATCCATTTATTGCCACCGCCGTGCCATTCCTTTTGTTCCTTGAGCAATTCTTCTAATCGTTTTCTGAGAGCCTCAGGGCCGCCTAGCTTTTGCAGCGCGGCTTTTTCCTCTTCAGATAAAACACGTTGCAATTTTTTCTCCAGCCAATCGACTGGAATATCGGGAGAGAGGGCGATGATTTGCTCAACACCTTTAAAGTAACTGCCAAACACTTGATCAAAGCGATCAAAGTATTGCTCATCTTTGACTAGTGTCATCCGTGAGAGCTGATAAAACTCATCGATGGATGGGTCAATGACGCCTGACTTGAGCGCCTCTAGTAAAGTTAAAAACTCCCTCACAGAAACAGGCACCTTGGCCTCTTTCAAATTGAGAAAGAATTGAATCAGCATTGCCTTGTCTTGAGAATAAAAAAAAGTAATTAGCGGTGATTGCGATTCATCATGACTAAGCGTTCAAAAAGATGAATATCTTGTTCGTTCTTCAGTAGGGCGCCATGCAGTGGCGGCACCACAATTTTTTCATCATGAGCGTAGAGAGCCTCTGCAGGAATATCTTCTGCGAGCAAGAGTTTTAACCAGTCGATTAATTCGGATGTTGATGGTTTCTTCTTTAGCCCAGGTAAGGCACGAATCTGGTAGAAGGCTTTAAGAGCGGCCTCAAGTAGGTCTTGCTTAATGTTGGGATGGTGGACATCCACGATGCTTTGCATCGTACTGGCATCTGGAAAACTGATGTAATGAAAGAAGCAACGTCGTAAAAAAGCATCTGGCAATTCTTTTTCATTATTCGAGGTAATGATGACCAAAGGGCGGTGCTTTGCTTTGATGAGTTCGCGGGTCTCGTATACGTAGAATTCCATTCGATCAATTTCCCGCAATAAATCATTTGGAAATTCGATATCCGCTTTATCGATTTCATCTATCAACAAAACCGTCGGTTGATCGGCCTCAAAAGCCTGCCACAAGACACCCTTCACAATATAGTTGCGAATATCTTTAACCTTTTCATCACCCAGTTGGGAGTCGCGCAAACGACTCACGGCATCGTATTCATAGAGTCCTTGTTGTGCTTTGGTGGTGGATTTGATATGCCATTGCAAAAGTGGCATGTTTAGGGCGGATGCTATCTCTTCAGCCAACATCGTTTTGCCCGTGCCTGGTTCGCCTTTAATGAGAAGAGGGCGTTGGAGTGCTATTGCTGCATTTACCGCCAACTTTAGGTCATCGGTTGCGACATATTGCTGACTTCCATCAAAGCGCTTTGAGGAAATTGGGTTGCTGGTCTTATTTTCTGGGCTCATTACGGTCAATCAAAATCTGTTCTATGGGGAGTTCCAGTATAGGTAAATGGAGTCTAATTTTCAGTATTTCTACTGATTTTTAGCTCAGAACGATCCCCAGAGCGATCTAAACGGACGTTAAAGAACTCACTCTCCGCTATACTCTCACCAGTTGATTTAAATCAAACTCATAAATACTGATTTCTATGAAAAAACTTTCAATTCTTTCTAAATTGCTTGTCTGTGCTGGTTTAGGGCTTGCTGGATTTTCTGCTCAGGCCGATGAGATTAAGGGCAACGCCAGTGCTGGCAATGCCAAAGTATGGTTATGTGTAGGTTGCCACTCTATTCCTGACTACCGAGCTGACTATCCCTTGGTATATAGGGTCCCCATGTTGGGCGGTCAAAATGCCGCCTATATTGCTACAGCCTTGGCTGCATATAAAAAGGGCGAAAGAAAGCATCCAACGATGCGCTCGATTGCGGCTAGCTTGTCTGACCAAGACATGGCTGATATTGGCGAATACTATGCTGCGCAAACTGCCAGCTCACCGAATAACCCATTGAAGTAATAAAGGCGCGTTTATGAAATTTGCACTAGTTACAGCAGTTTTGCTATCTAGCATTGGTTTGGTAAATGTATCCAATGCTGCGAGCGTTGATAAAGGTCAGGCTTTGGTAGAGAAGGCAAATTGTGCTTCTTGCCATGGTGCTGGCTTAAACGCTCCAATTTTGCCTGCATATCCTAAATTGGCTGGCCAATATCCTGACTATATTTACTACGCATTGAAAGCCTATAAAGTGGGCAATAGTAATGCCCAATACGGACGCAATAATGCGGTGATGGGCTCTCAGGTTCAGTCTTTCTCTGATAACGATTTGCGCGATATCGCAGCTTACATTGCTTCCTTGCCAGGAAACTTTGTTATCAAGAAGTAATTGAGGCTAAAAGCAGTTAAAACAAAGGCTTAGAAGAAACTCTAAGCCTTTTTATTAACTCTCCTGGGCTTATCTGAGGGCCTCGAGGCCCCGTTCCATATGTTTTCTCATTGCAGTTTCAGCGCCGGTTAGGTCGCGCTTTAGTATGGCTTTGAGAATTTCTCGATGCTCAATGAGGGAGTTCTGGAGCCTTCCAGTACTGGTAAGTGAATCGCGACGATGAAGTTTGAGAACCTTTCTTAAGTCTGCGATAACTCCATTCATCCATCGATTGCCGGCAATATCTTGTATAAGTTCATGAAACTTGCCATTGATTTCAAAAAATTGTTCGATATCCCGATCTGCCGCGGCTTTTTCTAGGCGGTGATGCCAGTAATCCAGTTGATTAAGCTCTTCCTCAGTAGCCTTCATAGCTGTTTGCTTGGCTGCTTCACCCTCGAGAAGCGAGAGGATAGTGAAAATTTGCTCTAAGTCATTTCTGGCAATTTCAGTGACATAGGCCCCACGACGCATTTTGATGGTCACTAGACCTTCAGAAGCAAGCACCTTAATAGCTTCTCTCATCGGTGTGCGACTGATTCCAAATTGTTCCGCCAGACTTTGTTCGTCCAGCCAACTTCCAGGAGCCAACTCTTTGGCAAAAATCTGCTCTCGAAGGCGATCTGCGACGTCTTCGTATAGGGGTCTATTATTCAATTTTGTATTCATAATTATGAATACATGATATCTAGACAAATGACAAATAGTCAAGCAGAATGATGAAATCTTATATGCAATGCAACAAAAACTAGGGAGTATTTTGTGAGTTCAGAAAAGAAAAATGCATCAAGCAAGGAATGGCCATCATTTCCAGATGTCAATTTAGATTCTTGGAAAAAAGCAGCCCAAATATCTGCACCGAATGGTGATGTTGAGCAGCTTGGCTGGAAAACTCCCGATGGCATTCATCTCAAAGCGCTTTACACATCATCTGATGCTAAGGATCTGAACTACACGGATACATTGCCTGGATTCGAGCCATTTATACGTGGCCCGCAAGCGACGATGTATTCAGTTCGTCCTTGGACAATTCGTCAATATGCGGGTTTCTCTACTGCTGAAGAGTCAAATGCTTTCTATCGCAAAGCATTAGAAGCAGGTGGTCAAGGTGTATCCGTTGCATTTGACTTGGCAACCCATCGTGGCTATGACTCAGATCATCCTCGTGTAACAGGTGACGTTGGTAAGGCTGGTGTAGCCATTGACTCAGTTGAGGATATGAAAATTTTGTTTGATGGCATTCCATTGGACAAAGTCTCAGTATCAATGACCATGAACGGCGCAGTGTTGCCAGTATTGGCTGGTTATATCGTAGCTGGTGAAGAGCAAGGTGTTAAGCAAGAGCAATTGTCTGGAACGATTCAGAACGACATTCTCAAAGAGTTCATGGTTCGTAACACCTATATTTACCCGCCAGAGCCTTCAATGCGCATCATCGGCGACATTATTGAGTACACCGCAAAGCATATGCCTAAGTTCAACTCGATCTCCATATCGGGTTATCACATGCAAGAAGCGGGTGCCAATCAAGTATTGGAATTAGCGTTTACTTTGGCAGATGGCAAAGAGTATGTCAAAACTGCCTTGGCAAAAGGGCTCGATGTAGACGGCTTCGCTGGACGCCTTTCTTTCTTCTTTGCCATCGGCATGAACTTCTATCTTGAGGTCGCTAAGTTGCGAGCAGCACGCTTATTGTGGTGGCGCATCATGAAGTCTTTTGAGCCAAAGAATCCAAAATCATTGATGCTGCGTACACACTGCCAGACATCCGGCTGGTCTTTAACTGAGCAAGACCCCTATAACAACGTTGTGAGAACCACGGTTGAGGCCATGGCTGCTGTATTTGGCGGTACACAGTCTCTGCATACCAATTCATTAGATGAGGCGATTGCATTACCATCTGAATTCTCTAGCCGAATTGCACGTAATACTCAGCTCATTTTGCAAGAAGAGACGCATATCACTAGTGTGATTGATCCATGGGCTGGTTCCTACATGATGGAAAGTTTGACTCAGGAAATGGCTGATAAAGCTTGGGAGATCATTCAAGAAGTGGATGCTATGGGCGGCATGACTAAAGCTGTTGAGAGTGGTTGGGCCAAGCTCAAAATTGAAGCAGCAGCTGCCGAAAAACAAGCAAAGATTGACTCGGGCTCTGACGTGATTGTTGGCGTCAATAAATACAAGCTAGCTAAAGAAGATTTGGTTGATGTATTGATGATCGATAACGACAAAGTTCGCGATGGTCAGGTTGCACGTTTAAAAGACATCAAATCTAAGCGCGATAGCAAAAAGGTAGAGGCTGCATTGCAGGCTTTAACTAAGGCAGCTGAAGATGGCTCAGGCAATTTACTGGAGCTTTCTGTGAATGCAATTCGTTTGCGTGCAACAGTTGGTGAAGTCTCTGATGCATTGGAAAAAGTTTACGGGCGCCATCGCGCCGATACTCAAAAGGTGACCGGAGTGTATGCTGCTGCTTATGACTCAGCCGAGGGCTGGGCAAAATTACAAACTGAAATTGCCGATTTCGCAAAAGACTTTGGGCGTCGTCCACGAGTGATGATTGCTAAGCTTGGTCAAGATGGTCATGATCGTGGCGCAAAGGTTGTAGCAACCGCCTATGCTGATCTTGGTTTTGATGTGGATATTGGGCCCCTGTTCCAAACCCCAGAGGAATGTGCACGTCAAGCGATTGAGAATGACGTTCATGCTTTGGGCGTTTCAACGCTTGCGGCTGGTCATAAAACATTAGTGCCAGCAATCATTGCAGAATTGAAAAAACAAGGCGCTGACGACATCATCGTGTTCGTGGGTGGTGTTATTCCAAGACAGGATTATGAATTCTTGTACGAGGCAGGCGTGAAAGGCATTTATGGTCCGGGCACACCAATTCCAGCTTCAGCCAAAGATGTGCTCGAGCAGATTCGTAAATCGGTAAAACCTGCTTAATCCGATCTGGGCGAGATAGGGAAGATGCTCGAAGCGGTTGATCAGGCTTTGGTGAATGATCTCACTAGCGCTCCTTCGCTAAAGCAGCGCAGGGCGTTAGCGAAGGTTATTACTTTGCTTGAGTCAACCCGTTTAGATCATCGCAAGCGTGCTGATGAAGTACTCAATGCCCTGTTGCCTAAAACTGGTAAGTCATTTCGATTGGGCATATCTGGTGTTCCTGGTGTTGGTAAGTCCACCTTAATTGAATCACTTGGGCTGTATCTCATTGAGAAAGGGCATCGGGTTGCTGTATTGGCGATAGATCCCTCATCTAGCTTATCAGGAGGCTCTATTCTTGGTGATAAAACTCGAATGGAGCGCCTCTCTGTTTTAGAGAATGCGTTTATTCGTCCCAGCCCGTCTTCCTTAACGTTGGGTGGCGTTGCAGAGAAAACCCGTGAAGCCATGCTAGTCGCAGAGGCTGCTGGTTTTGATGTGGTGATTGTTGAGACTGTGGGCGTCGGTCAAAGCGAAATAGCAGTTGCCGGTATGACAGATATGTTTTTGCTGTTGCAATTGCCTAATGCTGGTGATGATTTGCAGGCGATCAAAAAAGGTGTCATGGAAATTGCCGATTTGATCGTCATTAATAAGGTTGATCTTGACCCAGATGCCGCAATGCGCGCTCAATTATTTATCACTAGTTCATTGCGTTTGTTGGGTTTTCAGGGAAACCCTGAGCACGCTTCGCATGATGCTAATTATTGGCATCCTACCGTTATGACTTTGAGTGCTCTTGAGGGAAGAGGCGTTCCTGAGTTATGGGAAAAGGTTTCTCATTTTGAGAAGTTGCAGAAGTCAAACGGCAAGTTTGAAGCACGTCGTAAGCAGCAAGCGGGTGCATGGATGTGGGATCGCATTGATGCGGGATTAAAAAATGCATTTCGTAGCAATGAAGCAGTGCAGATGCTTCTACCAAATTTAGTTGCAGAAGTTAATCAAGGAACCATGGCGCCTTCAGTAGCAGCTAGACGCTTATTGGAGTCCATGGGTCATGAATTTTTCTAAGGAGTAGGTAATGAAGGAAATCATTCAACAACTAGAGGCCAAGCGAGAGCTAGCACGCCTAGGTGGCGGGCAAAAGCGTATTCAAGCTCAGCACTCAAAAGGTAAGTTAACAGCCCGCGAGCGTATTGAGCTTTTGCTTGATGCTGGCACTTTTGAAGAATGGGATATGTTTGTTGAGCACCGTTGCCATGATTTTGGAATGGGCGATCAAACTGTGCCAGGCGATGGCGTGGTCACTGGTTATGGAATGATTAACGGTCGCCTCGTCTTTGTGTTTTCACAAGACTTCACGGTTTTGGGTGGTTCATTATCCGAAGCGCACGCAGAGAAAATTTGCAAAATCATGGATCAGGCGATGAAAGTTGGTGCGCCCGTGATTGGTTTGAACGATTCTGGTGGTGCCCGTATTCAAGAGGGTGTTGCTTCATTGGGTGGTTACGCGGAAATTTTTCAGCGTAACGTCACTGCCTCAGGCGTGATTCCTCAGATTTCCTTAATCATGGGGCCATCTGCAGGCGGTGCCGTGTATTCCCCTGCACTGACCGACTTTATTTTCATGGTCAAAGATAGTTCTTATATGTTCGTTACTGGACCAGAAGTAGTTAAAACAGTTACGCACGAAGATGTGACTGCTGAAGAATTAGGTGGCGCCGTAACCCATTCAACAGTGTCGGGTGTTTGTGATTTGGCTTTTGATAACGATGTAGATGCCATCATGATGCTACGTCGTTTCTTTAACTATCTGCCATTATCAAATCGCGAGAAGCCACCACTTATTAAAGGTGCTAATCGTACTGAAGAGCCAGATTTCTCCTTAGATACATTGGTGCCATCCAATCCAAATCAACCTTATGACATGAAGGAATTGATTGAGAAGATTGTTGATGATGGTGAGTTCTTTGAGTTACAACCAGACTACGCAAAAAATATTGTGATTGGTTTTGCCCGTATGGAAGGGCGCTCAATTGGTATTGTGGCTAATCAGCCGCTGGTATTGGCGGGTTGTTTGGATATTAAAGCGTCAATTAAGGCTGCACGTTTTGTTCGTTTTTGTGATGCCTTTAACATCCCTGTGGTGACATTGGTAGACGTACCTGGATTTATGCCAGGAACAGCGCAAGAGTACGGCGGCATTATTAAACATGGTGCGAAATTGCTCTATGCATATGCAGATTGCACCGTACCAAAAGTGACCTTGATTACTCGCAAGGCATACGGTGGCGCCTATGATGTGATGGCATCCAAACACTTACGTGGTGATGTGAACTTTGCTTGGCCTTCCGCTGAGATTGCGGTAATGGGACCTAAAGGCGCCGTGGAAATCATTTTCCGCGAAGAAAAATCTGATCCAGAAAAGATTGCTGCCCGCGAAGCAGAATATAAGTCTAAGTTTGCAAACCCCTTTGTAGCTGGTCGTCGTGGATACATTGATGACGTCATCCTTCCGCACGAAACTCGCAAACGTATCGCGCGTTCTTTGGCGATGCTTAAAGACAAAGATTTAAAAAATCCTGCGCGTAAACACGGCAACATTCCTCTGTAAAGGCGCTGATAAAAATGACTACGAAAATGTTTAAGAAAATTTTGATTGCTAACCGCGGTGAGATTGCTTGCCGTGTAATGAAAACCGCCAAAAAGATGGGCATTAAAACGGTTGCCGTGTACTCAGAGGCAGACAGAGAAGCCCGTCACGTTCAGCTCGCAGATGAAGCTGTCTGCATTGGACCAGCTCCATCAAGAGAATCTTATTTAGTGATGGATCGGATTATTCAGGCCTGTAAAGATACAGGTGCAGAAGCAGTTCATCCGGGCTATGGTTTTCTTTCTGAAAACGAACAGTTTGCAAAGCGCTGTGAAGATGAAGGCATTGTCTTCATAGGTCCTAAGTACCAGTCTATCGCGGCGATGGGCGATAAGATCGCTTCCAAAAAGCTTGCTCAAGAAGCCAAGGTCAATACGATCCCTGGTTATAACGATGCCATCGACACCAATGAAGAAGCTGTGAAGATAGCAAAAGGCATTGGCTATCCCGTGATGATTAAAGCATCCGCAGGTGGTGGTGGCAAGGGCTTGCGGGTTGCGTTTAATGATAAAGAGGCAGCTGAAGGCTTTGCGGCTTGTAAAACCGAGGCTATGAATAGCTTTGGCGATGATCGTATCTTTATTGAGAAATTTGTAGAGGGTCCAAGACACATTGAGATCCAGATTTTGGGTGATTCCCATGGCAATGTGGTCTACCTCAATGAACGTGATTGCTCTATTCAGCGTCGTCACCAGAAAGTAATTGAGGAGGCACCATCTCCATTTATTGACCCCGCCACTCGTAAAGCAATGGGTGAGCAAGCTGTTGCGTTAGCGAAAGCGGTTAATTACCAATCTGCTGGAACAGTCGAATTTGTGGTTGGCAAAGACAAGTCTTTCTATTTCTTGGAAATGAATACTCGTTTACAGGTAGAACATCCAGTAACAGAGAGTATTACCGGCCTTGATCTCGTTGAGCAGATGATTCGAGTTGCTGCTGGCGAGAAGTTGGCATTTAAACAAGAGGACGTGAAG
It includes:
- a CDS encoding XdhC family protein, producing the protein MNSTDLSVLKSAVSWLQAGHSVAIATVVQTWGSAPRPVGSWLAIRDDGQVAGSVSGGCVEDDLINRVQTEILTRISPEMVVYGVSQEEAARFGLPCGGTLRLLVEPKPELEILEQLLAKISSHQITKRIVNIATGISTLELGTRHDEFACNDQEMRTTYGPRWRMVIIGAGQLSQYTADFAIASDFEVIVIDPREEYAEGLSRSDVIFIQGMPDDVLLEIGVDPHTAVVALTHDPKLDDMALMEALKSSAFYVGALGSKKNTQKRKERLLEFDLSPEEVERLHGPVGLYIGALTPPEIAVSILAEVIAVKYGVSIPKKS
- a CDS encoding nucleotidyltransferase family protein codes for the protein MTLLRKSSDLRLAIVLLAAGEGSRMGSFPKALLKRDGKSILEKFCISIKALNPVEIVVITGFHAQAIEQELNRLAKLMNLPIVIVHNTHASAGQASSVRLALESLGSAYDAVAMCLSDQPNISEQELSNLLNQFILRAPHEDVVMPRVAGQRGNPVLFSKKAVNEMLSNPGMVCRSFMDQHPERIKVFETNNEAYILDVDTDADIQKLGITRT
- a CDS encoding RidA family protein; this translates as MSAINDRLKTLGIDLPPPGPPAATYVMASTSGNTVFLSGHIAKRGGKPWVGKLGKDMDTETGKAAARSIAIDLISTLQNHLGSLDKVKRIVKVMGLVNSTNEYTEQHLVINGCSELLFDVFGEAGKHARSAFGVAQIPLGACVEIELIAEI
- a CDS encoding VWA domain-containing protein; this encodes MLIQFFLNLKEAKVPVSVREFLTLLEALKSGVIDPSIDEFYQLSRMTLVKDEQYFDRFDQVFGSYFKGVEQIIALSPDIPVDWLEKKLQRVLSEEEKAALQKLGGPEALRKRLEELLKEQKEWHGGGNKWIGAGGSSPFGHSGYHPEGIRIGGESAGNRTAIKVWETRAFKDYDSNLALGTRNIKVALRRLRRFARQGSALELDLDKTIHSTAANAGMLDIQMRPERHNQVKVLLLMDVGGSMDDHIQRIAELFSAAKAEFKHLEHYYFHNCVYEHLWQSNRRRRDQVTATQDIINKYSPDYKLIFVGDATMSPYEILSPNGSVEYNNKEAGAAWINRLIDHFPHFAWLNPEPESIWEYRQSIDIMKNLMKDRMYPVTLNGLESAMRQLSK
- a CDS encoding MoxR family ATPase, which translates into the protein MSPENKTSNPISSKRFDGSQQYVATDDLKLAVNAAIALQRPLLIKGEPGTGKTMLAEEIASALNMPLLQWHIKSTTKAQQGLYEYDAVSRLRDSQLGDEKVKDIRNYIVKGVLWQAFEADQPTVLLIDEIDKADIEFPNDLLREIDRMEFYVYETRELIKAKHRPLVIITSNNEKELPDAFLRRCFFHYISFPDASTMQSIVDVHHPNIKQDLLEAALKAFYQIRALPGLKKKPSTSELIDWLKLLLAEDIPAEALYAHDEKIVVPPLHGALLKNEQDIHLFERLVMMNRNHR
- a CDS encoding cytochrome c, with translation MKKLSILSKLLVCAGLGLAGFSAQADEIKGNASAGNAKVWLCVGCHSIPDYRADYPLVYRVPMLGGQNAAYIATALAAYKKGERKHPTMRSIAASLSDQDMADIGEYYAAQTASSPNNPLK
- a CDS encoding cytochrome c, with protein sequence MKFALVTAVLLSSIGLVNVSNAASVDKGQALVEKANCASCHGAGLNAPILPAYPKLAGQYPDYIYYALKAYKVGNSNAQYGRNNAVMGSQVQSFSDNDLRDIAAYIASLPGNFVIKK
- a CDS encoding GntR family transcriptional regulator, with translation MNTKLNNRPLYEDVADRLREQIFAKELAPGSWLDEQSLAEQFGISRTPMREAIKVLASEGLVTIKMRRGAYVTEIARNDLEQIFTILSLLEGEAAKQTAMKATEEELNQLDYWHHRLEKAAADRDIEQFFEINGKFHELIQDIAGNRWMNGVIADLRKVLKLHRRDSLTSTGRLQNSLIEHREILKAILKRDLTGAETAMRKHMERGLEALR
- the scpA gene encoding methylmalonyl-CoA mutase; the encoded protein is MSSEKKNASSKEWPSFPDVNLDSWKKAAQISAPNGDVEQLGWKTPDGIHLKALYTSSDAKDLNYTDTLPGFEPFIRGPQATMYSVRPWTIRQYAGFSTAEESNAFYRKALEAGGQGVSVAFDLATHRGYDSDHPRVTGDVGKAGVAIDSVEDMKILFDGIPLDKVSVSMTMNGAVLPVLAGYIVAGEEQGVKQEQLSGTIQNDILKEFMVRNTYIYPPEPSMRIIGDIIEYTAKHMPKFNSISISGYHMQEAGANQVLELAFTLADGKEYVKTALAKGLDVDGFAGRLSFFFAIGMNFYLEVAKLRAARLLWWRIMKSFEPKNPKSLMLRTHCQTSGWSLTEQDPYNNVVRTTVEAMAAVFGGTQSLHTNSLDEAIALPSEFSSRIARNTQLILQEETHITSVIDPWAGSYMMESLTQEMADKAWEIIQEVDAMGGMTKAVESGWAKLKIEAAAAEKQAKIDSGSDVIVGVNKYKLAKEDLVDVLMIDNDKVRDGQVARLKDIKSKRDSKKVEAALQALTKAAEDGSGNLLELSVNAIRLRATVGEVSDALEKVYGRHRADTQKVTGVYAAAYDSAEGWAKLQTEIADFAKDFGRRPRVMIAKLGQDGHDRGAKVVATAYADLGFDVDIGPLFQTPEECARQAIENDVHALGVSTLAAGHKTLVPAIIAELKKQGADDIIVFVGGVIPRQDYEFLYEAGVKGIYGPGTPIPASAKDVLEQIRKSVKPA
- the meaB gene encoding methylmalonyl Co-A mutase-associated GTPase MeaB — protein: MLEAVDQALVNDLTSAPSLKQRRALAKVITLLESTRLDHRKRADEVLNALLPKTGKSFRLGISGVPGVGKSTLIESLGLYLIEKGHRVAVLAIDPSSSLSGGSILGDKTRMERLSVLENAFIRPSPSSLTLGGVAEKTREAMLVAEAAGFDVVIVETVGVGQSEIAVAGMTDMFLLLQLPNAGDDLQAIKKGVMEIADLIVINKVDLDPDAAMRAQLFITSSLRLLGFQGNPEHASHDANYWHPTVMTLSALEGRGVPELWEKVSHFEKLQKSNGKFEARRKQQAGAWMWDRIDAGLKNAFRSNEAVQMLLPNLVAEVNQGTMAPSVAARRLLESMGHEFF
- a CDS encoding acyl-CoA carboxylase subunit beta, producing the protein MKEIIQQLEAKRELARLGGGQKRIQAQHSKGKLTARERIELLLDAGTFEEWDMFVEHRCHDFGMGDQTVPGDGVVTGYGMINGRLVFVFSQDFTVLGGSLSEAHAEKICKIMDQAMKVGAPVIGLNDSGGARIQEGVASLGGYAEIFQRNVTASGVIPQISLIMGPSAGGAVYSPALTDFIFMVKDSSYMFVTGPEVVKTVTHEDVTAEELGGAVTHSTVSGVCDLAFDNDVDAIMMLRRFFNYLPLSNREKPPLIKGANRTEEPDFSLDTLVPSNPNQPYDMKELIEKIVDDGEFFELQPDYAKNIVIGFARMEGRSIGIVANQPLVLAGCLDIKASIKAARFVRFCDAFNIPVVTLVDVPGFMPGTAQEYGGIIKHGAKLLYAYADCTVPKVTLITRKAYGGAYDVMASKHLRGDVNFAWPSAEIAVMGPKGAVEIIFREEKSDPEKIAAREAEYKSKFANPFVAGRRGYIDDVILPHETRKRIARSLAMLKDKDLKNPARKHGNIPL